In the Kribbella sp. NBC_00482 genome, one interval contains:
- the rpmC gene encoding 50S ribosomal protein L29: MATLTAAELRNLGRDELMTKLGEAKEELFNLRFQAATGQLESHGRLRAVRKDIARIYTVLSERALGITEEVDAPVEAEVVADEAADDSEKANA; the protein is encoded by the coding sequence ATGGCTACCCTGACCGCCGCTGAGCTGCGGAACCTGGGTCGTGACGAGCTGATGACGAAGCTCGGCGAAGCCAAGGAGGAGCTGTTCAACCTCCGGTTCCAGGCTGCCACGGGCCAGCTGGAGTCCCACGGCCGGCTGCGTGCCGTCCGTAAGGACATCGCCCGCATCTACACGGTGCTGTCCGAGCGTGCGCTCGGTATCACCGAGGAGGTCGACGCCCCGGTCGAGGCCGAGGTCGTCGCCGACGAAGCTGCGGACGACAGTGAGAAGGCCAACGCATGA
- the rplP gene encoding 50S ribosomal protein L16, producing MLIPRKVKHRKQHHPTRSGAAKGGTTLAFGDFGIQALESHYVTNRQIEAARIAMTRHIKRGGKVWINIYPDRPLTKKPAETRMGSGKGSPEWWIANVKAGRVMFELSGVPEDIAREAMRRAIHKLPMKCRFITREAGEN from the coding sequence ATGCTCATCCCCCGCAAGGTCAAGCACCGCAAGCAGCACCACCCGACGCGCTCCGGCGCGGCCAAGGGCGGTACGACGCTCGCCTTCGGTGACTTCGGCATCCAGGCACTGGAGAGCCACTACGTCACCAACCGGCAGATCGAGGCCGCGCGTATCGCGATGACCCGGCACATCAAGCGTGGCGGCAAGGTGTGGATCAACATCTACCCGGACCGTCCGCTGACCAAGAAGCCGGCCGAGACCCGGATGGGTTCCGGTAAGGGTTCGCCGGAATGGTGGATCGCCAACGTGAAGGCCGGTCGCGTGATGTTCGAACTCTCCGGTGTGCCGGAGGACATCGCTCGCGAGGCCATGCGCCGCGCGATCCACAAGTTGCCGATGAAGTGCCGCTTCATCACCCGAGAGGCAGGTGAGAACTGA
- the rpsC gene encoding 30S ribosomal protein S3: MGQKVNPHGFRLGISTDHKSRWYADKLYKDYVGEDVKIRRLLSKGMERAGISRVEIERTRDRVRVDIHTARPGIVIGRRGAEADRIRGSLEELTGKQVQLNILEVKNAEVDAQLVAQGVAEQLSGRVAFRRAMRKAMQTTMRGGALGIRIQCSGRLGGAEMSRSEFYREGRVPLHTLRADIDYGFYEARTTFGRIGVKVWIYKGDVAGTRAEREAQAAARAATQQRGRPARRDGGDRGDRGGRGGDRGGRGGDRGGRRDDRRDNNAAPAAEASAPVAEKAAETTGTES; the protein is encoded by the coding sequence GTGGGACAGAAGGTAAACCCGCACGGGTTCCGTCTCGGCATCAGCACCGACCACAAGAGCCGTTGGTACGCCGACAAGCTGTACAAGGACTACGTGGGCGAGGACGTCAAGATCCGTCGTCTGCTGAGCAAGGGCATGGAGCGCGCCGGTATCTCCCGTGTGGAGATCGAGCGCACCCGTGACCGGGTCCGGGTCGACATCCACACTGCTCGTCCGGGCATCGTCATCGGTCGCCGCGGCGCCGAGGCGGACCGGATCCGGGGCAGCCTGGAGGAGCTCACCGGCAAGCAGGTGCAGCTGAACATCCTCGAGGTGAAGAACGCCGAGGTGGACGCGCAGCTGGTCGCACAGGGTGTGGCCGAGCAGCTGTCCGGCCGCGTGGCGTTCCGCCGCGCGATGCGCAAGGCGATGCAGACCACCATGCGTGGCGGCGCCCTGGGCATCCGGATCCAGTGCTCCGGCCGTCTTGGTGGCGCCGAGATGTCGCGGTCGGAGTTCTACCGCGAAGGTCGGGTGCCGCTGCACACGCTGCGCGCCGACATCGACTACGGCTTCTACGAGGCCCGCACGACCTTCGGCCGGATCGGTGTGAAGGTCTGGATCTACAAGGGCGACGTCGCCGGCACTCGCGCCGAGCGCGAGGCGCAGGCTGCTGCTCGCGCCGCCACCCAGCAGCGTGGCCGTCCGGCCCGCCGTGACGGTGGCGACCGCGGTGACCGTGGTGGTCGCGGCGGTGACCGTGGCGGTCGCGGTGGTGACCGTGGCGGCCGTCGTGACGACCGCCGTGACAACAACGCGGCTCCGGCCGCCGAGGCGTCCGCGCCGGTTGCCGAGAAGGCAGCCGAGACGACCGGAACGGAGAGCTGA
- the rpsS gene encoding 30S ribosomal protein S19: MPRSLKKGPFVDHHLAKKVEVQNEKGTKNVIKTWSRRSMIVPDMIGHTIAVHDGRKHVPVFVTDSMVGHKLGEFAPTRTFKGHEKDDRKSRRR, translated from the coding sequence ATGCCACGCAGCCTCAAGAAGGGCCCGTTCGTCGACCACCACCTGGCAAAGAAGGTGGAGGTGCAGAACGAGAAGGGCACCAAGAACGTCATCAAGACCTGGTCTCGCCGATCGATGATCGTGCCGGACATGATCGGCCACACGATTGCGGTGCACGACGGCCGCAAGCACGTGCCGGTGTTCGTGACGGACTCGATGGTCGGGCACAAGCTCGGCGAGTTCGCCCCGACCCGGACGTTCAAGGGTCACGAGAAGGACGACCGGAAGTCACGGCGTCGCTGA
- the rplB gene encoding 50S ribosomal protein L2 encodes MGIRKYKPTTPGRRGSSVADFVELTRSTPEKSLLRPLPKKGGRNNSGKITTRHHGGGHKRAYRLIDFKRYDKDGVPAKVAHIEYDPNRTARIALLHYVDGEKRYILAPTNLKQGTVVENGPAADIKIGNNLPLRNIPVGSTIHAVELRPGGGAKMGRSAGTSIQLVAKEGRMATLRMPSGEVRMVDVRCRATLGEVGNGEQSNINWGKAGRMRWKGKRPTVRGVAMNPVDHPHGGGEGKTSGGRHPVSPWGQPEGRTRTRKESDRMIVRRRKAGKKR; translated from the coding sequence ATGGGAATCCGCAAGTACAAGCCGACAACGCCGGGCCGTCGTGGCTCGAGCGTGGCCGACTTCGTCGAGCTCACCCGTTCGACCCCTGAGAAGTCGCTGCTGCGTCCGCTGCCCAAGAAGGGCGGCCGGAACAACTCCGGCAAGATCACCACCCGGCACCACGGTGGCGGTCACAAGCGGGCGTACCGGCTGATCGACTTCAAGCGGTACGACAAGGACGGCGTGCCGGCCAAGGTCGCGCACATCGAGTACGACCCGAACCGGACCGCGCGGATCGCGCTGCTGCACTACGTCGACGGCGAGAAGCGCTACATCCTCGCCCCGACCAACCTGAAGCAGGGCACGGTCGTCGAGAACGGCCCGGCCGCCGACATCAAGATCGGCAACAACCTGCCGCTGCGCAACATCCCGGTCGGCTCCACGATCCACGCGGTCGAGCTGCGTCCGGGTGGTGGCGCCAAGATGGGCCGCTCCGCCGGTACCAGCATTCAGTTGGTCGCGAAGGAAGGCCGGATGGCCACCCTGCGGATGCCGTCCGGCGAGGTCCGGATGGTCGACGTGCGCTGCCGCGCCACCCTCGGTGAGGTGGGCAACGGCGAGCAGTCGAACATCAACTGGGGCAAGGCGGGCCGGATGCGCTGGAAGGGCAAGCGCCCGACCGTCCGTGGTGTCGCGATGAACCCGGTCGACCACCCGCACGGTGGTGGTGAGGGTAAGACCTCGGGTGGTCGCCACCCGGTGTCCCCGTGGGGCCAGCCGGAAGGCCGGACCCGCACCCGCAAGGAAAGCGACCGAATGATCGTCCGGCGCCGCAAGGCCGGCAAGAAGCGCTGA
- the rplW gene encoding 50S ribosomal protein L23, whose protein sequence is MSHGVNKDPRDVLLRPVVSEKSYGLLDEQKYTFEVAPDANKTEIKLAVEKVFKVKVSDVNTLNRKGKRRRTRSGFGKRPDTKRAIVTLKGDDRIDIFGGQS, encoded by the coding sequence ATGAGCCACGGAGTCAACAAGGACCCGCGTGACGTGCTGCTCCGGCCGGTCGTGAGCGAGAAGAGCTACGGCCTGCTGGACGAGCAGAAGTACACGTTCGAGGTCGCACCGGACGCCAACAAGACCGAGATCAAGCTCGCGGTCGAGAAGGTCTTCAAGGTCAAGGTCAGCGACGTCAACACTCTTAACCGCAAGGGCAAGCGGCGCCGGACCCGGTCCGGCTTCGGTAAGCGCCCGGACACCAAGCGGGCGATCGTGACCCTCAAGGGCGACGACCGCATCGACATCTTCGGAGGCCAGTCGTAA
- the rplD gene encoding 50S ribosomal protein L4 produces the protein MSTVDVVVVKGDKVSKKGSAELPAELFDVQVNVPLIHQVVVAQLAAARQGTHKVKRRGEVSGGGAKPYRQKGTGRARQGSTRAPQFTGGGVVHGPTPRDYSQRTPKKMIAAALRGALSDRARDGQVFVVESFVEGDKPSTKSALKVLGEVTEPGKALVVVDRADELTWLSLRNVQHVHLIAADQLNAYDVLCSDAIVFTKSALDSFVAGAPKGKSVKAVATSTEAEEVEA, from the coding sequence GTGAGCACCGTCGACGTCGTCGTCGTCAAGGGCGACAAGGTCAGCAAGAAGGGTTCCGCCGAGCTTCCGGCCGAGCTGTTCGACGTCCAGGTCAACGTGCCGCTGATCCACCAGGTCGTGGTGGCCCAGCTGGCCGCGGCACGCCAGGGCACGCACAAGGTGAAGCGCCGGGGCGAGGTGTCCGGCGGTGGCGCCAAGCCGTACCGCCAGAAGGGCACCGGTCGCGCCCGCCAGGGCTCGACCCGCGCGCCGCAGTTCACCGGCGGTGGCGTCGTCCACGGCCCCACGCCGCGTGACTACAGCCAGCGGACCCCGAAGAAGATGATCGCCGCCGCGCTTCGCGGTGCGCTGTCCGACCGGGCCCGTGACGGCCAGGTGTTCGTGGTCGAGAGCTTCGTGGAAGGCGACAAGCCCTCCACCAAGTCGGCCCTGAAGGTGCTGGGCGAGGTGACCGAGCCGGGTAAGGCGCTGGTCGTCGTCGACCGCGCCGACGAGCTCACCTGGCTGAGCCTGCGCAACGTGCAGCACGTGCACCTGATCGCCGCCGACCAGCTGAACGCGTACGACGTGCTGTGCAGCGACGCGATCGTGTTCACCAAGAGCGCGCTCGACTCGTTCGTCGCCGGCGCGCCCAAGGGCAAGTCCGTCAAGGCCGTCGCAACGTCGACTGAGGCCGAGGAGGTAGAGGCATGA
- the rplC gene encoding 50S ribosomal protein L3, whose translation MSKLKNTRGLLGTKLGMTQTWDENNRVVPVTVVQAGPCVVTEVRTSASHGYDGVQIAFGDIDPRKVNSPMRGHFEKAGVTPRRHLLELRTADASEYTLGQEIKAEAFEAGERVDVSATSKGKGFAGVMKRHGFHGLRATHGVHKKHRSPGSIGGCATPGRVFKGLKMAGRMGHEQVTTQNVSVHAIDVERGLILIKGAVPGPKGGLVLIRNAAKGASK comes from the coding sequence ATGAGCAAGCTAAAGAACACGCGCGGTCTGCTGGGCACCAAGCTCGGCATGACCCAGACCTGGGACGAGAACAACCGCGTCGTCCCCGTGACCGTGGTCCAGGCCGGCCCGTGCGTCGTGACCGAGGTTCGCACCTCGGCCAGCCACGGGTACGACGGCGTCCAGATCGCCTTCGGCGACATCGACCCCCGCAAGGTGAACTCGCCGATGCGCGGCCACTTCGAGAAGGCCGGCGTGACCCCGCGCCGGCACCTGCTCGAGCTGCGGACCGCTGACGCCAGCGAGTACACCCTGGGCCAGGAGATCAAGGCCGAGGCCTTCGAGGCCGGCGAGCGGGTCGACGTATCCGCGACCAGCAAGGGCAAGGGTTTCGCCGGTGTCATGAAGCGGCACGGCTTCCACGGTCTGCGCGCCACCCACGGTGTGCACAAGAAGCACCGCTCGCCGGGTTCCATCGGCGGCTGCGCCACCCCGGGCCGGGTTTTCAAGGGCCTCAAGATGGCGGGCCGGATGGGCCACGAGCAGGTCACCACGCAGAACGTGTCGGTGCACGCGATCGATGTCGAGCGCGGCCTGATCCTGATCAAGGGCGCCGTCCCCGGCCCCAAGGGCGGCCTCGTGCTGATCCGCAACGCCGCGAAGGGAGCGTCGAAGTGA
- the rpsJ gene encoding 30S ribosomal protein S10: MAGQKIRIRLKAYDHEVIDSSARKIVDTVTRTGAKVAGPVPLPTEKNVFCVIRSPHKYKDSREHFEMRTHKRLIDIIDPTPKTVDSLMRLDLPAGVDIEIKL, encoded by the coding sequence ATGGCGGGACAGAAGATCCGCATCCGGCTGAAGGCCTACGACCACGAGGTCATCGACAGCTCGGCACGCAAGATTGTCGACACGGTGACGCGTACTGGTGCGAAGGTTGCTGGCCCGGTGCCGTTGCCGACGGAAAAGAACGTGTTCTGCGTCATCCGCTCGCCGCACAAGTACAAGGACAGCCGCGAGCACTTCGAGATGCGCACCCACAAGCGGCTCATCGACATCATCGACCCCACGCCGAAGACCGTCGACTCGCTGATGCGTCTCGACCTGCCGGCCGGCGTCGACATCGAGATCAAGCTCTGA
- the tuf gene encoding elongation factor Tu, with product MAKAKFERTKPHVNIGTIGHIDHGKTTLTAAITKVLHDKYPTLNEASAFDQIDKAPEERQRGITISIAHVEYQTEARHYAHVDCPGHADYIKNMITGAAQMDGAILVVAATDGPMPQTREHVLLARQVGVPAMVVALNKCDMVDDEEILELVELEVRELLSEQEFDGDNAPIVRVAAHPALQGDAKWGESILELMAAVDEYIPQPAREIDKPFLMPVEDVFTITGRGTVITGRIERGVVKINETVDIVGIRPEKQTTTVTGIEMFRKLLDEGQAGENVGLLLRGTKREDVERGMVVIKPGTTTPHTNFEASVYILSKEEGGRHTPFFQNYRPQFYFRTTDVTGVVTLPEGTEMVMPGDNTDMSVELIQPIAMEDGLKFAIREGGRTVGAGRVTKILK from the coding sequence GTGGCGAAGGCGAAGTTCGAGCGGACCAAGCCGCACGTCAACATCGGTACCATCGGTCACATCGACCACGGTAAGACCACGCTTACCGCGGCGATCACCAAGGTGCTGCACGACAAGTACCCGACCCTCAACGAGGCGTCGGCCTTCGATCAGATCGACAAGGCGCCGGAAGAGCGCCAGCGCGGTATCACCATCTCCATCGCGCACGTCGAGTACCAGACCGAGGCCCGGCACTACGCCCACGTCGACTGCCCGGGTCACGCGGACTACATCAAGAACATGATCACCGGTGCGGCTCAGATGGACGGCGCGATCCTGGTCGTCGCCGCCACCGACGGCCCGATGCCGCAGACGCGTGAGCACGTGCTGCTCGCCCGTCAGGTCGGCGTGCCGGCGATGGTCGTCGCGCTGAACAAGTGCGACATGGTCGACGACGAGGAGATCCTGGAGCTCGTCGAGCTCGAGGTTCGCGAGCTGCTCTCGGAGCAGGAGTTCGACGGCGACAACGCGCCGATCGTCCGCGTCGCCGCTCACCCGGCGCTGCAGGGCGACGCCAAGTGGGGCGAGTCGATCCTCGAGCTGATGGCCGCGGTCGACGAGTACATCCCGCAGCCGGCCCGTGAGATCGACAAGCCGTTCCTGATGCCGGTGGAGGACGTCTTCACCATCACCGGTCGCGGCACGGTCATCACCGGCCGGATCGAGCGCGGTGTCGTCAAGATCAACGAGACCGTCGACATCGTCGGCATCCGTCCGGAGAAGCAGACCACCACGGTCACCGGTATCGAGATGTTCCGCAAGCTGCTCGACGAGGGCCAGGCCGGTGAGAACGTCGGTCTGCTGCTTCGTGGCACCAAGCGCGAGGACGTCGAGCGCGGCATGGTCGTCATCAAGCCGGGCACCACGACGCCGCACACGAACTTCGAGGCGTCGGTCTACATCCTCTCGAAGGAGGAGGGCGGCCGTCACACGCCGTTCTTCCAGAACTACCGCCCGCAGTTCTACTTCCGTACCACCGACGTCACCGGTGTCGTCACGCTGCCCGAGGGCACCGAGATGGTCATGCCGGGCGACAACACCGACATGTCGGTCGAGCTGATCCAGCCGATCGCCATGGAGGACGGTCTGAAGTTCGCGATCCGTGAAGGTGGCCGCACCGTCGGCGCCGGCCGGGTCACCAAGATCCTCAAGTGA
- the fusA gene encoding elongation factor G has protein sequence MAHIDAGKTTTTERILFYTGITYKIGEVHDGAATMDWMEQEQERGITITSAATTCTWKDHTINIIDTPGHVDFTVEVERSLRVLDGAVAVFDGVAGVEPQSETVWRQADRYGVPRICFVNKLDRTGAEFMRCVDMIVDRLAAVPLVLQLPIGSEADFIGVVDLIGMRALTWRGETTMGEDYTVEEIPATHTEIAAEWRDKLIETLAEADDEIMEMYLEGDEPTQEQLVAATRRATIASKLTPVLTGTAFKNKGVQPLLDAINAYLPSPIDVPAIEGHDVKDSEQVVLRKPDDSEPFSALAFKIAADPHLGKLTFIRVYSGKLETGTQVLNPTKGRKERIGKIYRMHANKREEIASIGAGHIVAVMGLKDTTTGETLCDPAKPVVLESMQFPAPVISVAIEPKSKADQEKLGVAIQRLAEEDPTFQVRTDEDTGQTIIAGMGELHLEVLVDRMKREFRVEANVGKPQVAYRETIKKKVEKVDYTHKKQTGGSGQFARVIINIEPTSVEVGGEGGYEFVNSVTGGRIPREYIPSVDEGAQEAMEFGVLAGYPMVDVKVTLTDGAYHDVDSSELAFKIAGSMAFKDAARRATPVILEPMFAVEVITPEDYMGEVIGDLNSRRGQIQSMDEGPGGSRAIKALVPLSEMFGYVGDLRSKTQGRASYSMQFDSYAEVPKNVAEEIIKKARGE, from the coding sequence ATGGCCCACATCGACGCCGGCAAGACGACGACGACCGAGCGGATCCTCTTCTACACCGGTATCACTTACAAGATCGGTGAGGTCCACGACGGCGCCGCCACGATGGACTGGATGGAGCAGGAGCAGGAGCGCGGCATCACGATCACGTCCGCCGCGACGACCTGCACCTGGAAAGACCACACCATCAACATCATCGACACCCCGGGCCACGTCGACTTCACCGTCGAGGTGGAGCGCTCGCTGCGCGTCCTCGACGGTGCCGTCGCTGTGTTCGACGGTGTCGCCGGCGTGGAGCCGCAGTCGGAGACGGTCTGGCGTCAGGCCGACCGGTACGGCGTACCCCGCATCTGCTTCGTGAACAAGCTGGACCGGACCGGCGCGGAGTTCATGCGCTGCGTCGACATGATCGTCGACCGGCTGGCCGCGGTGCCGCTGGTGCTGCAGCTGCCGATCGGGTCCGAGGCCGACTTCATCGGCGTCGTCGACCTGATCGGGATGCGCGCGCTGACCTGGCGCGGCGAGACCACGATGGGTGAGGACTACACCGTCGAGGAGATCCCGGCGACCCACACCGAGATCGCCGCCGAATGGCGCGACAAGCTGATCGAGACGCTGGCCGAGGCCGACGACGAGATCATGGAGATGTACCTGGAGGGCGACGAGCCCACCCAGGAGCAGCTCGTCGCGGCCACCCGCCGCGCGACCATCGCGAGCAAGCTGACCCCGGTCCTGACCGGTACGGCGTTCAAGAACAAGGGCGTCCAGCCGCTGCTGGACGCGATCAACGCCTACCTGCCGAGCCCGATCGACGTCCCGGCCATCGAGGGCCACGACGTCAAGGACTCCGAGCAGGTCGTGCTGCGCAAGCCGGACGACAGCGAGCCGTTCTCGGCGCTGGCGTTCAAGATCGCGGCCGACCCGCACCTGGGCAAGCTGACCTTCATCCGGGTGTACTCGGGCAAGCTCGAGACCGGCACCCAGGTGCTGAACCCGACGAAGGGCCGCAAGGAGCGGATCGGCAAGATCTACCGGATGCACGCGAACAAGCGTGAGGAGATCGCGTCGATCGGCGCCGGCCACATCGTCGCCGTGATGGGCCTGAAGGACACCACCACCGGTGAGACCCTGTGCGACCCGGCGAAGCCGGTCGTGCTGGAGTCGATGCAGTTCCCGGCCCCGGTCATCTCGGTCGCCATCGAGCCCAAGTCGAAGGCCGACCAGGAGAAGCTGGGCGTCGCGATCCAGCGGCTCGCCGAGGAGGACCCGACCTTCCAGGTCCGGACCGACGAGGACACCGGCCAGACGATCATCGCCGGTATGGGCGAGCTGCACCTCGAGGTGCTGGTCGACCGGATGAAGCGCGAGTTCCGCGTCGAGGCCAACGTCGGCAAGCCGCAGGTCGCCTACCGCGAGACCATCAAGAAGAAGGTCGAGAAGGTCGACTACACGCACAAGAAGCAGACCGGTGGTTCGGGTCAGTTCGCGCGTGTGATCATCAACATCGAGCCGACCTCGGTCGAGGTGGGCGGCGAAGGCGGCTACGAGTTCGTCAACTCCGTCACCGGTGGCCGCATCCCCCGGGAGTACATCCCGTCGGTGGACGAGGGCGCCCAGGAGGCGATGGAGTTCGGCGTACTGGCCGGCTACCCGATGGTGGACGTCAAGGTCACGCTGACCGACGGCGCGTACCACGATGTCGACTCGTCCGAGCTCGCCTTCAAGATCGCCGGTTCGATGGCCTTCAAGGATGCCGCCCGCCGGGCGACTCCGGTCATCCTGGAGCCGATGTTCGCCGTCGAGGTCATCACGCCCGAGGACTACATGGGCGAAGTGATCGGCGACCTCAACTCCCGCCGTGGCCAGATCCAGTCGATGGACGAAGGCCCCGGTGGCAGCCGGGCCATCAAGGCCCTGGTGCCGTTGTCCGAGATGTTCGGGTATGTCGGCGACCTGCGGTCCAAGACCCAGGGCCGCGCGTCCTACTCGATGCAGTTCGATTCCTACGCCGAGGTTCCGAAGAACGTGGCGGAAGAGATCATCAAGAAGGCCCGGGGCGAGTAA
- the rpsG gene encoding 30S ribosomal protein S7 yields MPRKGPAPKRPVIIDPVYSSPLVTQLISKILVDGKKQIAQSIVYNALEGTRTKTGTDPVITLKRALDNVKPSIEVKSRRVGGATYQVPIEVKPGRSTTLALRWLTSYSRARREKTMSERLMNEILDASNGLGASVKRREDTHKMAEANKAFAHYRW; encoded by the coding sequence ATGCCGCGCAAGGGCCCCGCCCCGAAGCGCCCGGTCATCATCGACCCGGTCTACAGTTCGCCGCTCGTCACCCAGTTGATCTCGAAGATCCTGGTCGACGGCAAGAAGCAGATCGCGCAGAGCATCGTGTACAACGCGCTCGAGGGCACTCGCACCAAGACCGGCACCGACCCGGTGATCACGCTGAAGCGTGCGCTGGACAACGTGAAGCCGAGCATCGAGGTGAAGAGCCGCCGCGTCGGTGGAGCCACGTACCAGGTGCCGATCGAGGTCAAGCCGGGTCGCTCGACCACGCTCGCCCTGCGCTGGCTGACGTCCTACTCCCGTGCGCGTCGCGAGAAGACCATGTCCGAGCGCCTGATGAACGAGATCCTGGACGCGTCCAACGGTCTCGGTGCGTCGGTGAAGCGCCGCGAGGACACGCACAAGATGGCCGAAGCCAACAAGGCTTTCGCCCACTACCGCTGGTGA
- the rpsL gene encoding 30S ribosomal protein S12 codes for MPTINQLVRKGRQDKVSKNKTPALKGSPQRRGVCTRVYTTTPKKPNSALRKVARVRLTSGIEVTAYIPGVGHNLQEHSIVLVRGGRVKDLPGVRYKIIRGSLDTQGVKNRKQARSLYGAKKEKS; via the coding sequence GTGCCCACCATTAACCAGCTGGTCCGCAAGGGCCGCCAGGACAAGGTGTCCAAGAACAAGACGCCCGCCCTGAAGGGTTCCCCTCAGCGTCGTGGTGTGTGCACGCGCGTCTACACGACCACGCCGAAGAAGCCGAACTCCGCGCTTCGCAAGGTTGCGCGTGTCCGCCTGACCAGCGGCATCGAGGTCACCGCCTACATTCCCGGCGTCGGCCACAACCTGCAGGAGCACTCGATCGTGCTCGTGCGCGGCGGCCGTGTGAAGGACCTTCCGGGTGTCCGGTACAAGATCATCCGCGGTTCGCTCGACACCCAGGGTGTGAAGAACCGGAAGCAGGCTCGCAGCCTCTACGGCGCGAAGAAGGAGAAGAGCTAA
- a CDS encoding nuclear transport factor 2 family protein → MTDLPAYLRPFVLGVLEGSDVRVDRLGEIDLYRPPGTARGGAILFVHGGPGPAGLEVMPRDWPVYKGYATAAARLGLVAAVVDHSLIHGLDRLVAAADEVEAAVGVLRSDPRVDPDRVGLWFFSGAGLLAGEWLDSRPDWLRFVALTYPLLATPPGVDDLVTAAEVIGKHKDLPVLLTRAGLEREELAGPVAEFVSAGGAALDIIDVPKGHHGFDMLDHTEESRAAVTKALDWAIAHLGEEPGADGKLLVPPPAKKKTTTTRRTTPAAKAAVAVQEPLAPAEPATQPPAAPAPITPAPVVPAAAQPPLAGLGAATVAAVTADTPAARVIGREHSAYDAHDLEAFLAMYSPTARILLADGTELKGRRFLREYYRPRFAAGSCKTEVVQRLMLGEWVVEHVVTYDDGGSTPQLSLYRVADGLITDVEFRV, encoded by the coding sequence ATGACGGATCTGCCGGCCTACCTGCGGCCTTTCGTCTTGGGGGTTCTGGAAGGTTCTGACGTACGCGTCGATCGCCTGGGGGAGATCGACCTGTACCGTCCGCCCGGTACCGCCCGAGGCGGAGCAATTCTCTTTGTGCACGGGGGACCCGGGCCTGCCGGCCTCGAGGTGATGCCTCGGGACTGGCCGGTCTACAAGGGCTACGCGACGGCTGCCGCCAGGCTGGGCCTGGTGGCCGCGGTCGTCGACCACAGCCTGATCCACGGCCTCGACCGACTGGTCGCGGCCGCGGACGAGGTGGAGGCAGCGGTCGGCGTACTGCGTTCCGACCCACGGGTCGACCCCGATCGGGTCGGACTGTGGTTCTTCTCCGGCGCCGGCCTACTGGCCGGGGAGTGGCTGGACAGCCGCCCCGACTGGCTGCGCTTCGTCGCCCTGACCTACCCCCTGCTCGCCACCCCGCCCGGTGTCGACGATTTGGTAACCGCCGCCGAAGTGATCGGCAAACACAAGGACCTGCCGGTGCTGCTGACCAGAGCTGGACTCGAGCGTGAGGAGCTCGCCGGTCCGGTAGCGGAGTTCGTCTCCGCGGGCGGCGCCGCGCTGGACATCATCGACGTACCGAAAGGGCACCACGGGTTCGACATGCTCGACCACACCGAAGAATCACGCGCCGCCGTGACCAAGGCTCTCGACTGGGCGATCGCCCACCTCGGCGAAGAGCCTGGCGCCGACGGCAAGCTCCTCGTCCCACCCCCGGCCAAGAAGAAGACCACTACTACCCGCCGTACGACGCCCGCAGCCAAAGCGGCCGTCGCGGTACAGGAACCCCTGGCTCCGGCTGAACCCGCCACTCAGCCGCCTGCCGCCCCCGCACCCATCACTCCCGCACCTGTCGTCCCGGCCGCGGCTCAGCCCCCGCTGGCGGGCCTGGGAGCCGCGACTGTCGCCGCGGTCACCGCCGACACCCCGGCTGCGCGGGTGATCGGCCGTGAGCACTCGGCGTACGACGCACACGACCTCGAGGCCTTCCTGGCCATGTACTCGCCGACCGCCCGGATCCTGCTGGCGGACGGCACCGAGCTCAAGGGCCGGCGGTTCCTGCGCGAGTACTACCGCCCGCGCTTCGCGGCCGGCAGCTGCAAGACCGAGGTCGTCCAGCGGCTGATGCTGGGGGAGTGGGTGGTGGAGCACGTGGTCACCTACGACGACGGCGGATCCACTCCGCAACTGAGCCTCTACCGGGTCGCCGACGGCCTGATAACGGACGTCGAGTTCCGCGTCTGA